Proteins from a genomic interval of Pseudodesulfovibrio nedwellii:
- a CDS encoding RsmB/NOP family class I SAM-dependent RNA methyltransferase has product MTQFGRTFRLVCDDTAIPLVESLLVAQGFSFEPEPFYFGARKLTHEPFPLGESLASRFGLIYIQDRSSMLPPLTLDPPVGASVLDMCSAPGSKTSLLSRLVGPHGFVFASEPSADRLGTLRANLRRTGSINAVTAKTMAQDLPFSEQSWEYIQLDPPCSGWGTAEKNPKVMDVWSGSKTAPLIALQKTLLEKAAGLLKPGGTVLYSTCTTNIEENEEQVAWALETLDLELEPLAEPEGFVFGAPLLDGMDGVLRVSEASAGQGFFLARFRKKASVSATDGSRVQKRELPGNKLRLSRMIGGEHLHLENLPAGEVFNFGGKAFFLPEQALEMIPGSIRWQGFPLGKVAGKGDRLKFLPGGLARILLPSSPKQAQLDVLDVDDIAVLEQLFTGQSVRFASGKGPVGLYYRGLPLGWLSRKGSRLLWAIK; this is encoded by the coding sequence ATGACGCAATTTGGACGAACATTCCGCCTCGTGTGCGATGACACGGCTATTCCGCTTGTGGAGAGCCTGCTTGTCGCTCAAGGTTTTTCTTTTGAACCAGAGCCGTTCTATTTCGGCGCTCGTAAGCTGACGCATGAACCGTTCCCCCTTGGTGAAAGTTTGGCGTCCCGTTTTGGGCTCATATATATTCAAGACCGATCATCAATGCTTCCGCCTTTGACACTCGATCCGCCTGTAGGGGCTAGTGTTTTGGATATGTGCTCAGCCCCTGGAAGCAAAACAAGCTTGCTATCCAGACTCGTTGGACCGCATGGGTTCGTTTTTGCGTCTGAGCCTTCGGCTGACAGGTTGGGGACACTGAGGGCTAATCTTCGTCGTACAGGATCGATCAATGCGGTTACGGCCAAGACCATGGCTCAGGATCTGCCATTCTCGGAGCAGTCTTGGGAATATATTCAGCTTGATCCCCCGTGTAGCGGTTGGGGAACAGCGGAAAAGAATCCCAAAGTCATGGACGTCTGGTCCGGGTCCAAGACGGCCCCGTTGATAGCTTTGCAAAAGACGCTCCTGGAAAAAGCGGCAGGCTTACTCAAGCCCGGTGGTACGGTTCTGTATTCGACCTGTACTACTAATATAGAAGAAAACGAGGAGCAGGTGGCTTGGGCACTGGAGACGCTGGATCTTGAATTGGAACCGCTTGCCGAGCCTGAAGGGTTTGTTTTTGGTGCGCCTCTTCTGGATGGGATGGATGGCGTGTTGCGTGTATCCGAGGCTTCTGCGGGGCAGGGATTCTTTTTGGCGCGGTTCCGTAAAAAAGCATCAGTCAGTGCAACGGATGGTTCTCGTGTGCAAAAAAGAGAGCTGCCGGGAAACAAATTGCGACTTTCCCGGATGATAGGTGGTGAGCATTTGCATTTGGAAAATCTTCCTGCTGGAGAGGTGTTCAATTTTGGTGGTAAAGCCTTCTTTTTGCCGGAACAGGCTTTGGAAATGATTCCTGGATCTATACGTTGGCAAGGTTTTCCTTTGGGCAAGGTGGCAGGTAAAGGCGATAGATTGAAATTTTTACCCGGCGGTCTGGCCAGAATTTTGCTGCCGTCAAGCCCGAAGCAGGCCCAACTTGATGTCTTGGATGTGGATGATATAGCTGTTCTGGAGCAACTTTTTACAGGTCAAAGTGTCCGCTTTGCTTCCGGGAAAGGACCAGTGGGCCTTTATTACCGGGGGCTTCCGCTGGGTTGGCTGTCACGAAAGGGAAGTCGCCTGTTGTGGGCAATCAAATAG
- a CDS encoding autotransporter outer membrane beta-barrel domain-containing protein, with the protein MGLATVAGKLVVDADGKNMVGDQTIIAAGSVAGNFDSVVSVNPNFSLSTRIDGTDVKLSTPYTPQWDNTALSMTSTLASNLAFIQIPTARSQTLLAENEKEDKNIMVASNGPLTDLISKPSTGKRYGVYAKPMFSISERDAFGSALGYDAKMAGLEIGADTFVNDNLLLGAFAGYAATGIDFKGNTFAENDTEDQSLYVLGAYGGYRLNDWSFTDTLSFSYAQHDSERNAGLGQTAKADYNSQLVSNQLLASYRWIETEAWTLAPELGLNTSYFNRGSFSETDAVNAVSYDSLDALFIESVVGIRLSGNIETESATFTPYAQLNWTHDLNGNDITVRQTLGATSAQITQENDDDHLSLGLGASVRKDNTTFSLAYTGEASQHSRSHGISAIARYEF; encoded by the coding sequence ATAGGACTTGCCACCGTGGCAGGTAAGTTGGTCGTTGATGCTGATGGCAAAAATATGGTTGGAGATCAAACTATCATTGCAGCAGGTTCCGTCGCCGGAAACTTCGACTCCGTTGTCAGCGTGAACCCCAATTTTTCGCTCAGTACTCGCATTGATGGAACCGATGTAAAACTCTCAACACCATATACACCTCAATGGGACAACACCGCGTTGAGCATGACCTCGACCCTGGCTTCCAATTTGGCTTTCATCCAAATCCCCACAGCTCGTAGCCAAACTCTTCTGGCCGAAAACGAAAAAGAAGATAAAAATATCATGGTAGCCTCAAATGGACCGCTTACAGATTTGATCTCCAAGCCCTCCACAGGCAAACGCTATGGTGTATATGCAAAGCCCATGTTCAGTATCAGCGAGCGTGATGCCTTTGGCTCCGCACTAGGTTACGATGCCAAGATGGCCGGGCTGGAAATCGGTGCAGACACTTTTGTCAACGACAACCTACTGTTAGGGGCATTTGCAGGTTATGCCGCAACCGGCATCGACTTCAAAGGAAACACTTTTGCAGAAAACGACACAGAGGATCAGAGCCTCTATGTACTCGGCGCATATGGTGGATACCGCTTGAACGATTGGTCTTTCACCGACACCTTGAGCTTCTCATACGCTCAGCATGATTCCGAACGAAACGCAGGACTAGGGCAAACAGCCAAAGCAGATTACAACAGTCAGCTTGTCAGCAATCAACTGTTGGCTTCATATAGATGGATAGAAACTGAGGCTTGGACACTCGCCCCGGAACTGGGCCTCAACACCAGTTATTTCAATCGAGGCAGTTTTTCAGAAACTGATGCCGTCAATGCAGTATCCTATGACAGTCTTGATGCTCTCTTCATAGAAAGCGTCGTTGGCATACGTCTGAGCGGCAACATCGAGACAGAATCCGCCACCTTCACTCCTTATGCGCAACTGAATTGGACCCACGATCTGAACGGTAACGACATCACCGTACGCCAAACCCTCGGCGCAACCTCAGCTCAAATCACACAAGAAAATGACGATGATCATCTCAGCCTCGGCTTAGGGGCATCGGTGCGCAAAGACAACACGACATTTAGCCTAGCGTATACCGGAGAAGCCAGCCAACACAGCCGCTCCCACGGCATATCCGCCATCGCACGATATGAGTTTTAA
- a CDS encoding MlaA family lipoprotein — translation MMRPTAVLQCILVFALLSFLGACGAATTTHIEPALDLPVSKFQTTANHWPEARQHDLKFMEVYDPWEPMNRHLYNFNAGFDEHFMLPVTSGYEAVLPSPVRSGVSNFIQNVNELPTLVNCMLQGKIEKSAITSSRFLINSTLGIAGIMDLASENPNYALQKEDFGQTLGVWGFGDGPYFVMPIFGPSNVRDTVGFGGDFMLVLIQMKHMYRLLGVNNPQTVGYAELAIRALNRRSNTAFRYHETGSPFEYEMIRFIYTKKRELDIQH, via the coding sequence ATGATGCGACCCACAGCAGTCCTTCAATGCATCCTCGTATTCGCCTTGCTGTCGTTTCTCGGCGCATGTGGCGCAGCCACGACAACTCATATTGAACCGGCTCTCGATCTTCCCGTTTCGAAATTCCAAACAACTGCCAACCATTGGCCGGAAGCCCGTCAACACGATCTGAAATTCATGGAGGTATACGATCCATGGGAACCCATGAACCGCCATCTCTACAATTTCAACGCAGGGTTCGATGAGCATTTCATGCTCCCTGTCACCTCCGGGTACGAAGCCGTATTGCCTTCTCCCGTCCGTTCAGGTGTTTCCAACTTCATACAGAATGTGAATGAATTGCCAACGCTTGTGAACTGCATGTTGCAAGGTAAAATCGAAAAAAGCGCCATCACCTCGTCACGATTCCTCATCAACTCGACACTCGGTATCGCCGGAATCATGGACCTGGCCTCTGAGAACCCGAATTACGCGCTGCAAAAAGAAGATTTCGGGCAAACACTTGGTGTATGGGGCTTCGGTGACGGACCATATTTCGTCATGCCGATATTCGGCCCGTCCAACGTGCGTGACACAGTCGGTTTCGGCGGAGATTTCATGCTCGTACTGATACAGATGAAACATATGTATAGACTGCTCGGGGTGAACAACCCCCAAACCGTCGGATATGCAGAACTCGCTATTCGCGCTTTGAACAGACGATCAAACACGGCTTTCCGCTACCACGAAACAGGCTCGCCCTTCGAATATGAAATGATCCGTTTTATTTACACTAAGAAACGCGAGCTGGATATCCAGCACTGA
- a CDS encoding alpha/beta hydrolase — MRTIVLLFIALLTFPANLLAADGVAYPYDDPFQATVYGTPPELIHAIKDPVKPKLRSLRIKNRQVPSVFSYSDEMYYSTALQDDEAPLIFIIAGTGAEHNSSKMKFLTQAFYQAGYHVVALSSPTHMNFIVSISEFAAPGYVPHDVDDLYRVMLWIKKEIEEEREVTDYFITGYSLGAMHAAFLTHKDSELGDFNFRKALMINPPVSLYHSVGRLDSWLTPENLGDRTEHEEIERLVNIFSNYYERADVTDLDDDFMYEMITHVDLKDEDLRALIAVDFRVSSSSMIFSSDVCLQAGYIVPPNAYPLATGTSLMPYAEEAFDISFEEYMTEFLLPYLQYLYPTMDRYDMLKKCSLYDIRTYLKETDKIVLIGNRDDVILNEQDLSFIKNVFGNRAKLFYSGGHCGNIMFGPFVESMLEMVKS; from the coding sequence ATGCGCACAATTGTACTTCTGTTTATTGCTCTCTTAACATTTCCCGCAAACCTTCTGGCTGCGGACGGCGTTGCGTACCCTTATGACGACCCCTTTCAGGCCACCGTGTATGGTACTCCGCCGGAACTTATCCACGCAATAAAAGACCCCGTTAAACCAAAACTGCGTTCGCTCCGTATCAAGAATAGACAAGTGCCGAGCGTCTTCTCCTACAGCGATGAGATGTACTACAGTACCGCTTTGCAAGACGACGAGGCTCCGCTTATTTTCATCATCGCGGGCACAGGCGCCGAGCACAATTCCTCGAAAATGAAATTTCTGACTCAAGCCTTTTATCAGGCCGGGTACCATGTCGTGGCCCTTTCTTCGCCAACGCATATGAATTTCATTGTCAGTATTTCTGAATTCGCCGCACCGGGTTATGTGCCTCACGATGTGGACGATCTTTACAGGGTAATGCTCTGGATCAAGAAAGAGATTGAAGAGGAGAGGGAAGTAACCGACTATTTCATCACGGGGTACAGTCTCGGCGCAATGCATGCAGCCTTTCTTACCCACAAGGATTCAGAACTCGGCGACTTCAATTTCCGAAAAGCACTCATGATCAACCCGCCCGTCAGCCTCTATCACTCCGTTGGCCGACTTGATTCATGGCTCACCCCCGAAAATCTTGGAGACAGGACGGAACACGAAGAGATCGAACGACTCGTCAATATTTTCTCCAACTACTATGAACGTGCGGACGTCACTGACCTCGACGACGATTTCATGTATGAAATGATTACGCATGTAGACCTGAAAGACGAAGATTTGCGTGCGCTGATCGCCGTGGACTTCCGGGTCTCGTCATCATCCATGATATTTTCTTCCGATGTCTGCTTGCAGGCCGGATATATAGTTCCCCCCAATGCCTACCCTCTCGCAACAGGCACATCGCTCATGCCGTATGCCGAAGAAGCCTTCGACATCAGCTTTGAAGAGTACATGACAGAATTTCTTCTGCCCTATTTGCAGTATTTATATCCAACGATGGATCGCTACGACATGCTCAAGAAATGCAGCCTGTATGACATCCGTACCTATCTCAAAGAAACGGACAAAATCGTCCTTATCGGCAATCGTGACGACGTCATACTTAATGAGCAAGATCTCTCTTTCATCAAAAATGTCTTCGGCAACCGCGCGAAATTATTTTATAGTGGCGGACATTGCGGCAACATAATGTTTGGTCCGTTTGTCGAGTCCATGCTTGAGATGGTGAAGTCATGA
- a CDS encoding DHH family phosphoesterase, with product MQFVTTHTRTDFDALASVVACTFLYPGAVGVLPSMVNPEVKQFLAIHQNILRIVPRKGFDLDEVTSLIVVDANNWKRLDKMDSLAEREDLEVICWDHHMEGVTIDSSETHREEVGAAVTLLLEKMQERDTPMSPMHATLFLLGIYSDTGCLRYPCVTGRDAAMVSYLIENGADLNVVSAYLDDAMDDAHTELFGRILEESEIINVGTVSVGICALTINNGMTSLSSLVNKFREFRGVDAAFGIFQSDSQKCMIIGRGKPQFIDIGQVMRTLGGGGHPGAGSAIIKDASPAEAAMQVQSLIDRACNNATEVRAVMSDPAKFIVEADATMAQASEKLSVKKISGLMICEKTTLIGGLSVVDCAKAEKSGRADVPVKGYARRNISKLAPSTCCREAVLLMTKAKEGLLAVVDGDELVGVVTQTDLLLQVYDF from the coding sequence ATGCAATTTGTCACCACACATACTCGGACTGATTTTGATGCTTTGGCTTCAGTTGTGGCCTGTACATTTCTTTATCCGGGCGCCGTTGGAGTGCTCCCCAGTATGGTCAATCCAGAAGTGAAGCAGTTCTTGGCAATTCATCAAAATATTTTGAGAATTGTCCCCAGAAAAGGGTTTGATCTTGATGAAGTGACTTCTCTTATTGTGGTCGATGCAAACAACTGGAAGCGTTTGGACAAAATGGATTCTCTTGCTGAAAGAGAGGATCTTGAAGTCATTTGTTGGGATCATCACATGGAAGGCGTGACCATTGACAGCAGTGAAACCCATCGTGAAGAAGTCGGCGCAGCAGTGACCCTGCTTCTGGAAAAGATGCAAGAACGCGACACTCCGATGTCCCCCATGCATGCAACACTTTTTCTTCTCGGTATTTACTCCGATACAGGGTGCCTTCGCTATCCTTGTGTAACGGGCAGGGATGCGGCCATGGTGAGTTATCTCATCGAAAATGGTGCCGACCTCAACGTGGTATCAGCCTACTTGGATGACGCTATGGACGATGCTCACACCGAACTTTTTGGGAGAATTCTCGAAGAGTCGGAAATCATCAATGTTGGTACCGTGAGCGTGGGTATTTGTGCTTTGACAATTAATAATGGTATGACATCTCTCTCCTCGCTTGTTAATAAGTTCAGAGAATTCAGAGGGGTAGATGCCGCCTTTGGCATATTCCAGTCAGACTCGCAAAAGTGCATGATTATTGGACGGGGTAAGCCTCAGTTCATCGACATCGGACAAGTAATGCGGACATTGGGAGGAGGCGGCCATCCGGGTGCCGGTTCTGCAATCATCAAAGATGCCAGTCCGGCAGAAGCTGCCATGCAGGTTCAATCTCTTATAGATCGTGCTTGTAATAATGCAACCGAGGTCCGTGCGGTTATGTCCGATCCAGCCAAATTTATCGTGGAAGCCGACGCAACCATGGCTCAGGCTTCCGAAAAGCTTTCTGTTAAAAAGATTTCAGGGCTTATGATTTGCGAAAAGACGACTCTGATTGGCGGGTTGTCGGTGGTGGATTGCGCAAAAGCGGAAAAAAGCGGTCGGGCCGATGTGCCGGTCAAGGGATACGCCAGACGCAATATTTCGAAACTTGCCCCAAGTACTTGCTGTCGAGAGGCCGTGCTTCTTATGACCAAGGCAAAGGAAGGATTACTCGCTGTGGTTGACGGGGACGAGTTAGTCGGAGTTGTCACGCAAACAGATTTACTTTTGCAGGTATACGATTTCTAA
- a CDS encoding zinc ribbon domain-containing protein YjdM codes for MENIPNCPKCQCEYVYFDGSILVCPECSFEFQAEDVAEKVYKDANGNVLVDGDTVVVIQTLKIKGASSDIKKGTKVKNIRLVEPDDGVHDISCKIPGFGSMMLKTSVVKKSS; via the coding sequence ATGGAAAATATACCGAATTGTCCGAAGTGTCAGTGTGAGTATGTGTATTTCGACGGCAGCATTCTTGTTTGCCCGGAATGCAGTTTTGAGTTTCAAGCTGAAGACGTTGCAGAAAAAGTCTACAAAGATGCCAATGGCAATGTTCTGGTCGATGGGGACACTGTTGTCGTTATTCAGACTTTAAAGATTAAAGGCGCATCCTCTGATATTAAGAAGGGGACAAAGGTTAAGAATATCAGATTAGTAGAGCCAGATGATGGCGTTCATGATATTTCCTGTAAAATCCCGGGATTCGGCTCAATGATGCTCAAGACATCAGTCGTTAAAAAAAGTTCATGA
- a CDS encoding bacteriohemerythrin — protein MNKLEWSPELSVGQKDVDEQHKELIRIANGLINAVSIGRGKRTIQNVVQKLREYTVFHFSNEEGMMEQMRFPERGQHAAEHLRLKLLVKNYQRKLYKNENVNAEEVLDFMKDWLLGHILTFDRGFATYIVAFNEAEKAKEFDAPEVVDDVDGSSSDLSEDE, from the coding sequence GTGAATAAACTGGAATGGAGTCCTGAATTGAGTGTGGGGCAGAAGGATGTTGATGAACAACACAAAGAGCTTATCAGAATCGCGAATGGCCTGATTAATGCCGTGTCTATTGGGCGTGGAAAACGAACGATTCAGAATGTCGTGCAGAAGCTGCGGGAGTATACTGTTTTTCATTTCTCGAACGAAGAAGGAATGATGGAACAGATGCGGTTTCCTGAACGCGGGCAGCATGCGGCCGAACATTTGCGACTGAAACTTTTGGTGAAAAATTATCAGCGAAAATTGTATAAAAATGAAAATGTGAATGCTGAAGAAGTTCTCGATTTCATGAAAGACTGGTTGCTAGGTCATATCCTTACTTTTGATCGAGGTTTTGCAACGTATATTGTCGCTTTCAATGAAGCAGAGAAAGCCAAGGAATTTGATGCGCCAGAAGTTGTTGATGACGTGGACGGAAGTTCTTCCGATTTGTCTGAAGATGAATAA
- a CDS encoding PAS domain-containing sensor histidine kinase: MLRRKKRFLLLAALMVLLVGVVSVFSSYSLYMTSLREQRIRLYEQVTSQASLATELGWVALRLQAEGGGATARDVLLEHLSRAHKNVKVESSSGEFTLGKRTKDHLEFLVVNGQIVEEGASIKQLPMRTAYAEPMKRALEGESGTIIGLDYSGVEVLAAYTPLSLQFGIIGMVIKIDIEEIRAPFIRANFIVFGVGLALTIVFLFIFFRLSEPLIKEIEQSEKSYRDVVEGARNLILRVREDGIVTFANNYANVMFLQGQESLVDQDFLQYIVKDVSVRGQDVLMGMVKSQKFQYETEVRLSDGTQKWISWGARIISEAGQPVEFLCIGNDSTSEHLANDARREVEERFRGIAKASPVGIVITNMEGHLLYANEQMHRLTGASSVELAGRGWIQRIHPDERISILDSWFSSSRVSKRRRELRMLSNKRDIFWVLGQIVELKNSNNDIVGNVLTFTDITQIKEAELAKSRLSAAIEQAGEMVIITDLRANITYVNPAFEEMTGYKREEVVGKNPRILNSGEQDAAFYEDLWETVTSGNVWSGRSLNLKKNGQRYTQEFSIGPIRDDQGSIIGYVGVARDISDQLIIEAQLRQSQKLESIGELAAGIAHEINTPTQYVSSNIQFLKDSFVTYEKMLDHCRKLIEKVLTMEDGASCALLHDFAENLLDEKELQYLKEDIPQALSESESGLKRVAEIVRSVKQLAHPGEMNKSYHRLNEIAKDAVTVSANEWKYVAEISAEYDEDLPAVYCLKGEVGQVVLNLIINGAHAIEKKKETSEEQGVISIKTYQSGNMAVLEVSDTGIGIPQDVIDKIFDPFFTTKEVGKGTGQGLAIAHNVVVNMHGGNIDVLTEPGEGTTFVVRLPFGPEEN, translated from the coding sequence ATGTTGAGAAGAAAAAAACGGTTCCTGCTGCTTGCCGCTTTGATGGTGTTGCTTGTGGGAGTGGTTTCCGTTTTTAGTTCTTATTCTCTTTATATGACTTCATTGCGAGAGCAGCGAATTCGACTTTATGAGCAGGTGACCAGCCAAGCCAGTCTAGCTACAGAATTGGGGTGGGTTGCACTCCGTCTTCAAGCAGAAGGAGGCGGGGCGACAGCAAGAGATGTCTTGTTGGAACATTTAAGCCGTGCCCACAAGAATGTTAAGGTCGAAAGTAGTTCTGGGGAATTCACGCTCGGCAAAAGAACAAAAGACCATCTCGAATTTCTTGTTGTGAACGGCCAGATTGTGGAAGAGGGCGCTTCTATAAAACAGCTTCCGATGCGTACTGCGTATGCTGAACCAATGAAAAGGGCTCTTGAAGGAGAGTCGGGTACGATTATCGGTTTGGACTATTCGGGTGTGGAAGTCTTGGCTGCATATACACCTCTCTCATTGCAATTTGGCATTATCGGTATGGTTATCAAAATTGATATCGAGGAAATTCGGGCTCCATTTATACGGGCTAACTTCATCGTTTTTGGAGTCGGCCTTGCTTTAACGATTGTTTTTCTTTTTATCTTTTTTAGATTGAGTGAACCTCTCATCAAGGAAATCGAGCAAAGCGAGAAGTCCTATCGAGATGTGGTTGAGGGTGCTCGCAATCTTATCCTCAGAGTCCGGGAAGACGGAATCGTCACTTTTGCCAACAATTATGCGAATGTGATGTTTCTTCAAGGCCAGGAGAGTCTCGTCGATCAAGATTTTTTACAATATATAGTTAAAGATGTTTCTGTGAGGGGGCAGGATGTTTTGATGGGGATGGTGAAGAGTCAAAAATTTCAATATGAAACGGAAGTTCGTCTTTCTGATGGAACTCAGAAATGGATATCCTGGGGGGCTCGTATTATTTCCGAAGCGGGGCAACCTGTCGAGTTTCTCTGCATAGGCAACGATAGTACCTCCGAACATCTCGCCAATGATGCCCGGAGAGAAGTGGAAGAGCGTTTCAGGGGGATTGCCAAAGCGTCGCCTGTCGGAATTGTTATTACAAACATGGAAGGGCATTTGCTCTATGCCAATGAACAAATGCATCGGTTGACGGGGGCGAGTTCTGTTGAATTGGCTGGACGGGGATGGATACAACGTATTCATCCTGATGAGCGTATCTCTATTCTTGATAGTTGGTTTTCTTCGTCGCGGGTGAGCAAACGGCGAAGAGAATTGAGGATGCTTTCAAACAAGAGGGATATATTTTGGGTTCTCGGTCAAATTGTCGAATTGAAAAATTCTAATAATGATATCGTCGGCAATGTTCTTACCTTTACTGACATAACGCAGATCAAAGAGGCCGAGCTTGCCAAAAGTCGTTTGTCCGCAGCGATTGAACAGGCCGGCGAAATGGTCATCATCACTGATTTAAGAGCGAATATAACGTATGTAAATCCAGCTTTTGAAGAAATGACAGGGTACAAACGTGAAGAGGTCGTCGGTAAAAATCCTCGAATTTTGAACAGTGGAGAACAGGACGCCGCCTTTTATGAAGATTTATGGGAAACTGTGACAAGTGGGAATGTTTGGAGTGGGCGCTCTTTGAATCTTAAGAAGAATGGGCAAAGGTATACGCAGGAGTTTAGCATTGGGCCTATTCGGGATGACCAGGGCAGTATTATCGGTTACGTCGGTGTTGCCAGGGATATTTCTGATCAACTTATTATAGAAGCGCAGTTGAGACAGTCGCAAAAACTGGAATCCATCGGTGAACTTGCTGCCGGAATAGCGCATGAAATCAATACGCCAACACAGTATGTTTCCAGTAATATACAATTTCTCAAGGATTCATTCGTCACATATGAAAAAATGCTCGATCATTGTCGAAAGCTTATCGAAAAAGTCTTGACGATGGAGGACGGGGCTTCGTGTGCGCTTCTTCATGATTTTGCGGAGAATCTTCTTGATGAAAAAGAACTGCAATATCTCAAAGAAGATATCCCTCAAGCGCTCAGCGAATCGGAATCAGGGCTCAAGCGGGTTGCGGAAATTGTTCGGTCTGTGAAGCAGTTGGCGCATCCGGGAGAGATGAATAAAAGTTATCATCGTTTAAATGAGATCGCCAAGGATGCGGTGACGGTTTCCGCCAATGAATGGAAGTATGTAGCTGAGATCAGTGCCGAATATGACGAGGATCTTCCTGCTGTTTATTGTCTCAAAGGAGAAGTGGGACAGGTCGTCCTCAATCTTATTATTAATGGCGCACATGCCATCGAGAAAAAGAAGGAAACCAGTGAGGAACAGGGCGTAATCTCCATAAAAACCTATCAATCTGGAAATATGGCTGTTTTGGAAGTCTCAGATACGGGAATTGGCATTCCTCAGGATGTCATTGATAAGATCTTTGATCCGTTTTTTACCACGAAGGAAGTTGGTAAAGGAACGGGGCAGGGGTTGGCTATCGCGCATAATGTCGTGGTTAATATGCATGGCGGCAATATCGATGTGCTGACGGAGCCGGGTGAGGGTACTACCTTTGTTGTCCGTTTGCCGTTTGGCCCAGAAGAAAACTAA
- a CDS encoding HD domain-containing phosphohydrolase, with translation MQTEKDYSHMKILLVDDEENILQSHRRSLRTHFQIHTASGGKAALEILENEGPFAVIVSDIKMPSMTGVELLSIVREKYPDTIRIVLTGYANLELAINAVNRGDIFRFMTKPCGKDDLIAAISEGAKQFHMTKTTQEYAVVKRLQKGLEGTLRAFTRLVEFRDPYTAGHMDRVAKIATNIAKRLELERDRVEAIRLASLVHDIGKIAVPAGILNKPGELNDAEFALIKAHPLVGAEIFETLDTDWPISRIILEHHERIDGSGYPNGLLGDQMLLESMILSVADVVDAITTHRPYRQSLGRQKAIDFLKKNSGVEFAPEVVTIAVDMLENDWVLDS, from the coding sequence ATGCAGACAGAAAAAGATTACAGTCATATGAAAATATTGTTGGTTGATGATGAAGAGAACATCCTGCAAAGCCATCGTCGGTCGCTCAGAACACACTTTCAAATTCACACGGCCTCGGGGGGAAAGGCCGCTCTGGAAATCCTTGAAAACGAAGGTCCATTCGCGGTTATCGTTTCCGACATCAAAATGCCGTCCATGACAGGTGTCGAGCTCCTTTCAATCGTGCGAGAAAAATACCCGGATACCATCAGGATAGTCCTGACGGGATATGCTAACCTTGAACTCGCCATCAATGCAGTCAACCGTGGTGACATATTTCGATTCATGACCAAACCTTGTGGCAAAGACGATCTCATTGCCGCCATTTCCGAAGGGGCCAAGCAATTCCATATGACAAAAACGACCCAGGAATATGCTGTGGTCAAACGTCTCCAAAAAGGCCTTGAAGGGACCTTACGGGCTTTCACTCGACTGGTTGAATTCAGGGACCCATATACAGCCGGGCACATGGACAGAGTCGCCAAAATTGCAACGAATATTGCCAAACGCCTGGAGCTTGAAAGGGATCGAGTCGAAGCTATCAGGCTTGCCTCCCTCGTCCACGACATTGGCAAAATTGCCGTCCCAGCCGGGATACTAAACAAACCGGGAGAGCTCAATGATGCAGAATTCGCCTTGATAAAGGCACATCCTCTGGTTGGAGCGGAAATTTTTGAAACACTCGATACGGATTGGCCCATATCGAGGATCATACTCGAACATCACGAACGCATTGATGGATCGGGGTATCCGAATGGGCTGCTCGGTGATCAAATGTTGCTGGAATCAATGATTCTGTCTGTAGCCGATGTCGTTGATGCAATCACGACACACAGGCCATATCGGCAAAGCCTTGGCCGTCAAAAGGCAATCGATTTTCTCAAAAAAAACAGCGGTGTAGAATTCGCACCAGAAGTGGTTACAATTGCTGTCGACATGCTTGAAAACGACTGGGTTCTGGACAGTTAG